A genomic region of Desulfosarcina ovata subsp. ovata contains the following coding sequences:
- a CDS encoding vWA domain-containing protein: MTTKPFFLFLVVLALALIGCSDEPPPPPQAGAAHKIPQPAAPAPQAPPQPVAQSANWPFLSEEEPGGDLAENMMARNYLLIFDGSGSMDDSECSGASRKIDVAKKSVMAWSKSVPDDANLGLYAFHKRGLLTLPLATGNRDTFIRTIGLIQAGGKTPLSDAMIHAYQTFTEQGQRQLGYGEYTIVVVTDGYADSSERLRNVVEKILSTSPITIYSIGFCIGEQHALNQPGRTIYKSADNPAQLQQGLQAVLAESESFDDDAFSE; the protein is encoded by the coding sequence ATGACGACCAAGCCGTTTTTTCTCTTTTTGGTGGTGTTGGCGCTTGCGCTGATCGGTTGCTCCGACGAGCCCCCGCCTCCCCCCCAGGCCGGTGCTGCGCATAAAATTCCCCAACCGGCCGCCCCCGCACCGCAGGCGCCGCCCCAGCCGGTCGCCCAATCGGCCAACTGGCCGTTCTTATCTGAGGAGGAGCCTGGCGGCGACCTGGCTGAAAATATGATGGCCAGGAACTACCTGCTGATTTTTGACGGATCCGGAAGCATGGACGACAGTGAGTGCTCCGGGGCAAGCCGGAAGATCGATGTGGCCAAAAAGTCGGTAATGGCCTGGTCCAAGAGCGTACCGGACGACGCCAATCTGGGGCTGTATGCCTTCCACAAGCGGGGGCTGCTGACCCTGCCGCTGGCCACCGGCAATCGTGATACCTTTATCCGGACGATCGGCCTGATCCAGGCTGGCGGCAAAACCCCCCTGTCCGACGCCATGATCCATGCGTATCAAACCTTTACCGAACAGGGACAACGCCAACTGGGCTATGGCGAATACACCATTGTGGTGGTTACGGACGGTTACGCCGATTCCAGCGAGCGACTCCGGAATGTGGTGGAAAAAATTCTGTCCACCTCGCCGATCACGATCTACAGCATCGGGTTTTGTATCGGCGAGCAACACGCCCTGAACCAGCCGGGTCGCACCATCTACAAGTCCGCGGACAATCCGGCGCAGCTGCAGCAGGGACTGCAAGCGGTCCTGGCGGAATCGGAATCCTTTGACGACGATGCGTTCTCCGAATAG
- a CDS encoding phosphate ABC transporter substrate-binding/OmpA family protein, with product MNRNLVGALLMVVIVVIGALAVKFFLPYFENSEQQATTDAAKTKGKIVVALDNWVGYFILRSPEMEAAMRRAGYILICEDDQADYGRRMDRLKAGDIDFAVATVDSFILNGATRNFPGAMVMVIDESKGGDAILARKDKVAGLDALKGSADIRVAFTPNSPSHHLAKAAADHFNAPELLPRGKLRIETNGSRDAVDKLLAGQTDVAVCWEPDVSRALNDPGIVKLLGTEDTERLIVDILIAGRKTLKKRPEVVRLLVGTYFRVLKKYRDNPDLLTDQVESATGLEKDAVVAMLKGVRWANFGDNCEAWFGIAAPGQVADEGLVDTITASARILVNAGNFPESPIPDDDPYRLTNSRFLSTLFAKGLTGSFTTPGGNSGAAGVVSSLETPFSPLSDSQWHALKTVGTLKVDPIVFQQGTSQLDAMAKRVLDDAVARLKHYPHFRVMINGHTDVRGNAGENQRLSRERADAVARYLKTNYHIDANRLRVIGYGGSHPLPQAPGESRRAWMYRLPRVEMVLAREDY from the coding sequence ATGAATCGAAATCTCGTGGGTGCCCTGCTCATGGTGGTCATCGTTGTCATTGGCGCCCTGGCGGTCAAATTTTTTCTGCCCTATTTTGAAAACAGCGAACAGCAGGCCACCACCGACGCAGCCAAAACCAAAGGCAAAATCGTCGTGGCCCTGGATAACTGGGTCGGCTACTTTATCCTGCGGTCGCCGGAGATGGAAGCGGCCATGCGCCGGGCCGGCTATATTCTCATCTGCGAAGACGACCAGGCCGATTATGGTCGCCGGATGGACCGGCTGAAAGCGGGCGATATCGATTTCGCCGTGGCCACCGTGGATTCATTCATTCTCAACGGGGCGACCCGCAACTTCCCCGGGGCCATGGTCATGGTCATCGACGAGTCCAAGGGCGGAGACGCCATCCTGGCCCGCAAAGACAAGGTGGCCGGCCTGGATGCACTCAAAGGGAGTGCGGATATCCGCGTGGCGTTCACTCCGAACAGCCCGAGCCATCATCTGGCCAAGGCGGCCGCCGATCACTTCAATGCACCGGAGCTGTTGCCGCGCGGTAAATTGCGCATCGAGACCAACGGCTCCCGCGATGCCGTGGATAAACTCCTGGCCGGTCAGACCGATGTGGCCGTCTGCTGGGAGCCCGATGTATCGCGTGCCCTGAACGATCCGGGCATCGTCAAACTGCTGGGTACCGAGGACACCGAGCGGCTGATCGTGGATATCCTGATCGCCGGACGCAAAACCCTCAAGAAGAGGCCGGAAGTGGTCCGGTTGCTGGTGGGCACCTACTTTCGGGTGCTGAAAAAATACCGTGACAATCCCGACCTACTCACCGACCAGGTCGAGTCCGCCACCGGGCTGGAGAAAGACGCCGTCGTGGCCATGCTCAAAGGCGTTCGGTGGGCCAACTTCGGTGATAATTGCGAAGCGTGGTTCGGCATTGCCGCACCGGGCCAGGTCGCCGACGAAGGGCTGGTGGACACCATTACGGCCAGCGCCCGGATTCTTGTGAATGCCGGCAATTTTCCCGAAAGCCCGATTCCGGATGACGACCCGTATCGATTGACCAACAGCCGCTTTCTGAGCACCCTCTTTGCCAAAGGCCTGACCGGTTCCTTCACCACGCCCGGCGGCAATAGTGGCGCTGCGGGGGTGGTCAGTTCGCTGGAGACGCCATTTTCCCCTTTGAGCGACAGCCAATGGCATGCATTGAAAACGGTGGGTACGCTGAAGGTCGATCCGATTGTATTTCAGCAGGGGACGTCGCAACTCGATGCGATGGCCAAAAGGGTGCTCGACGATGCGGTGGCGCGGCTGAAGCACTATCCCCATTTCCGGGTCATGATCAACGGGCATACGGACGTGCGCGGGAATGCCGGCGAGAACCAGCGGCTGTCCCGGGAGCGTGCCGATGCGGTGGCCCGCTACCTGAAGACGAACTACCACATCGATGCCAACCGACTGCGCGTCATCGGATACGGCGGCAGCCACCCCCTGCCGCAGGCCCCCGGGGAGTCCCGCCGGGCCTGGATGTATCGATTGCCCCGGGTGGAAATGGTGTTGGCGCGGGAAGACTACTAA